In one window of Fulvia fulva chromosome 5, complete sequence DNA:
- a CDS encoding 37S ribosomal protein S7, mitochondrial, which produces MAAAISTIHAPAITMASALNSLPVLRACAFRPRATILRPQNAVIGVKRPAYRSFADDKSNQLPEAEEGDKGPNMDQAAHVSEEAAKMAKIQGGQGPDIEGQGTAVQDILKNEKDTRQNAPQVMQEEAKKGKDGPKPGTRPFSTLARRQVELTPASESSEPLDSSMLPTAAEQADHDAELDASSNLPVPQQGGEGHKFPLPELPLAQGLNKDYRYDPVVQQITNLIMQDGKKAAAQRNMATILNILRTTPAPTYSPTRPLLPGAPPASHLPLNPTLYLTLAVDSVAPLLRIRSQKGAAGGGVALQIPVPLGLRQRRRTAFEWILDAAVKRKSRGSGNDMFATKVADELIAIVEGKSTVWEKRLGVHKLATTARANLSYGIRGRR; this is translated from the exons ATGGCTGCCGCAATCTCCACCATACACGCGCCTGCCATCACAATGGCTTCTGCACTCAATTCGCTTCCAGTGCTGCGCGCCTGTGCCTTCCGGCCACGCGCAACCATTCTCCGACCACAAAATGCTGTGATAGGAGTCAAGCGTCCAGCATACCGCTCCTTCGCCGATGACAAAAGCAATCAACTCCCCGAAGCAGAGGAGGGCGACAAGGGCCCCAACATGGACCAGGCAGCACACGTCAGTGAGGAGGCTGCGAAGATGGCCAAGATTCAAGGTGGTCAAGGCCCGGATATCGAGGGCCAGGGAACAGCAGTGCAAGAT ATCCTCAAGAACGAGAAGGATACACGCCAGAATGCGCCACAGGTCATGCAGGAAGAGGCGAAGAAGGGCAAGGACGGGCCAAAGCCAGGCACAAGGCCGTTCTCGACGCTTGCACGGCGACAGGTAGAGCTGACTCCTGCCTCCGAGTCGTCAGAACCATTAGACTCATCAATGCTCCCTACAGCCGCCGAGCAAGCCGACCACGACGCAGAACTAGACGCCTCGTCCAACCTGCCCGTACCACAGCAAGGAGGCGAAGGTCACAAGTTTCCGCTACCCGAGCTACCTCTCGCCCAAGGCTTGAACAAAGACTACCGATACGATCCCGTCGTGCAGCAAATAACGAACCTGATCATGCAAGACGGCAAGAAGGCTGCCGCGCAACGCAACATGGCTACCATCCTCAACATCCTACGAACGACGCCCGCGCCTACATATAGCCCCACGCGACCATTACTACCCGGCGCACCGCCCGCTAGCCATCTCCCACTCAACCCAACGCTATACCTTACTCTCGCCGTCGACAGTGTAGCACCGTTACTGCGCATTCGCTCGCAAAAAGGCGCGGCAGGTGGTGGTGTGGCGCTGCAGATTCCTGTACCCTTGGGTCTCCGGCAGAGGAGGCGCACAGCGTTTGAGTGGATATTGGACGCGGCGGTGAAGAGGAAGTCGCGTGGAAGTGGAAACGATATGTTTGCAACCAAGGTCGCAGACGAGTTGATCGCGATCGTAGAGGGAAAGAGCACTGTGTGGGAGAAGAGATTGGGTGTGCATAAGCTGGCAACTACGGCAAGAGCGAACTTGTCATATGGTATTCGAGGCAGGAGATGA
- a CDS encoding PHD and RING finger domain-containing protein, with protein sequence MADTCIVCLGDLRTTVDGDPPPDAPAAPADDAGEDSDAKQASIYNAQSNIETDEEAIAHLLPCKHDLHNSCLKPWVERANSCPICRTVFNMVEVSRTVGGQVIDSYAVMDKSQEAEVDPTMVVDDELFAVELVEPCLICEVPTDGLGAMYCDGCDRSVHIFCAGFDADVPEVWYCESCLGHLEADADLLGLASAAGRGRRRRIANGNGRGTGGRPRHRRNDDAMWARVWQEVNRRLDMDLDFPYDEEPAETRTEEQRREFERWQARFNIADRQGASNRLRGIAQARINGRRIVPATPESQEELRAWNAFDKARESHEEEPANTRRRKRRRTDSPASPRESEQPSAQPELKRPRLRRPRNAAPEQPESSAAAARRNGEDHTFLSSLLREVENKATSASSPAASDYVCGQFSPRNSSPVRSPASSEDGTPPAATTPPPHRPLSPPLSSQIMPATSPLAQIFSPFSPAVSRLDLDQPPTGAQHRGRRRHAREASLEDTDEVAHGRHSSSSPSRALSYSAKEEIQRMVKLSLGARYREKEVTKDQYTDINRDVSRKMYDLVGDASALMDQESRAKWQQVANDEVQKAIDALPTTPSVEDHAGEQE encoded by the exons ATGGCAGACACATGCATTGTCTGTTTAGGCGACCTGCGCACCACTGTGGACGGGGATCCACCGCCGGATGCTCCCGCTGCACCAGCTGATGATGCTGGCGAGGACAGCGACGCCAAGCAAGCCTCGATATATAACGCCCAAAG TAACATAGAGACGGACGAAGAAGCCATCGCTCATCTTCTACCCTGCAAGCACGACCTGCACAATTCGTGCTTAAAGCCTTGGGTTGAGCGCGCCAACAGCTGCCCAATATGTCGGACTGTGTTCAACATGGTCGAAGTCAGCAGGACGGTGGGTGGTCAAGTCATCGACAGCTATGCTGTGATGGACAAGTCGCAAGAGGCGGAGGTCGACCCTACAATGGTGGTTGATGACGAGCTATTTGCCGTGGAGCTGGTCGAGCCGTGTCTGATATGCGAGGTCCCAACCGACGGTCTTGGGGCCATGTATTGCGACGGGTGTGATCGAAGCGTACACATCTTCTGCGCCGGCTTCGATGCAGACGTACCGGAAGTCTGGTACTGCGAGAGCTGCCTCGGACACCTTGAGGCTGACGCGGATCTTCTTGGCCTCGCGTCTGCTGCTGGAAGAGGACGAAGACGTCGCATAGCGAACGGCAACGGTCGTGGGACTGGTGGCCGGCCGCGTCATCGCCGTAACGACGACGCGATGTGGGCCCGAGTGTGGCAAGAGGTCAACAGACGTCTTGATATGGACCTTGATTTCCCGTATGACGAAGAGCCTGCGGAGACGCGAACAGAAGAACAACGACGAGAATTCGAGCGATGGCAGGCCAGGTTCAATATCGCAGACCGACAGGGCGCATCGAATCGGCTTCGCGGCATTGCACAGGCCCGGATCAATGGACGGCGCATAGTGCCAGCGACACCAGAATCTCAGGAAGAACTTCGTGCCTGGAACGCCTTTGATAAGGCACGCGAGTCACACGAAGAGGAACCAGCCAACACGAGACGTCGCAAGCGTAGACGCACAGACTCGCCTGCGTCACCACGCGAATCAGAGCAGCCGTCTGCACAACCAGAACTGAAGCGTCCACGTCTACGCCGTCCACGAAATGCGGCACCCGAACAACCAGAATCTTCTGCTGCCGCAGCTCGCAGAAATGGCGAAGATCACACTTTTCTATCGTCTCTGCTTCGTGAGGTTGAGAACAAGGCCACATCTGCATCCTCTCCTGCTGCGTCCGATTACGTGTGCGGTCAGTTCTCGCCACGAAACTCCTCTCCTGTACGGTCGCCGGCCTCCTCGGAAGATGGCACACCACCCGCGGCCACCACTCCACCTCCACACAGGCCACTGTCACCTCCTCTTTCCTCACAAATCATGCCTGCAACCTCGCCCTTGGCTCAAATATTCTCGCCTTTCTCGCCCGCCGTTTCGAGGCTAGACTTGGACCAACCTCCAACTGGCGCACAACATCGTGGCCGAAGGCGACACGCGCGTGAAGCCTCTTTGGAGGATACGGACGAGGTCGCCCACGGCAGACACTCTTCCTCCTCGCCCTCGAGAGCGCTCTCTTACTCTGCCAAGGAAGAGATCCAGCGCATGGTCAAGCTGTCGCTCGGAGCGAGATATCGTGAAAAGGAAGTGACCAAGGACCAATACACCGACATCAACAGAGATGTCAGCAGGAAGATGTACGATCTGGTTGGAGACGCATCGGCGCTGATGGATCAGGAGTCGCGAGCAAAATGGCAGCAAGTCGCTAATGACGAAGTACAGAAGGCAATAGATGCGCTACCTACCACGCCTTCTGTCGAGGACCATGCAGGTGAACAGGAGTGA
- a CDS encoding Mitochondrial import inner membrane translocase subunit TIM13, with protein sequence MSDPKQQLMDQVRQQAALANARALVEKLNEHCFERCVPKPGSSLSSGESTCYTHCMEKYMSAWNTVSKQYLGHVQKGVGSGQGIGGL encoded by the exons ATGTCCGACCCAAAGCAACAACTCATGGACCAAGTCCGCCAACAGGCCGCCCTCGCCAACGCAAGAGCATTAGTAGAG AAACTCAATGAACATTGTTTCGAACGTTGCGTACCCAAACCCGGCTCATCACTCTCGTCAGGCGAATCGACGTGCTACACACATTGCATGGAAAAGTACATGTCGGCGTGGAACACAGTATCGAAGCAATATCTCGGGCATGTGCAGAAGGGTGTTGGGAGCGGGCAGGGGATCGGAGGCTTGTGA
- a CDS encoding Zinc-regulated transporter 1, which produces MADTASNTRPGDISASYPSSGNSGVVNAMNAGNVNLTEVVAQDLVREVVCYIESGEAPYDGTRDGARISAIFVVLILSSAVTFFPVMATKMKSLRIPLYAYLFARYFGAGVIIATAFIHLLDPAYAEIGPNTCVGMTGGWAEFSWVPAIALASAMSVFLMDFYAERYVEKKYGIAHGPSVSDAQAAMRVGSVDAAALRYDDHGRRRSTSTHQHLHSGDQDPQPRNVKDLETGKAEKLSLSESEEDALADRAFKQQIAAFLILEFGVIFHSVIIGLTLGSAGDEFKTLYIVVVFHQSFEGLGIGARLSAIPFPKKLNWLPYALCAGYGLTTPIAIAAGFGVRTTYNPGSFTASTVSGVLDATSAGILLYTGFVELLARDFLFNPDRTNDDKQLTYMIFCVLLGAGVMALLGKWA; this is translated from the exons ATGGCCGACACGGCTTCGAACACCCGTCCGGGCGACATCAGTGCCAGCTATCCTTCGAGTGGCAATTCGGGCGTGGTCAATGCCATGAATGCAG GAAATGTCAACCTCACAGAAGTGGTCGCCCAAGATCTCGTGCGCGAGGTTGTCTGCTACATCGAAAGCGGCGAGGCACCATACGATGGCACCCGAGACGGAGCGCGAATCAGCGCCATCTTCGTCGTCTTGATTTTGTCCTCGGCAGTCACCTTCTTCCCCGTCATGGCGACGAAGATGAAGTCGCTTCGAATTCCCCTATATGCCTACCTCTTCGCTCGATACTTCGGTGCCGGAGTTATCATCGCGACCGCCTTCATCCATTTGCTGGATCCCGCATACGCAGAGATCGGACCCAACACGTGTGTTGGCATGACAGGAGGCTGGGCTGAGTTCTCCTGGGTGCCTGCGATTGCTCTAGCATCGGCCATGAGCGTCTTCTTGATGGACTTCTACGCCGAGCGATATGTGGAGAAGAAGTACGGCATAGCGCATGGGCCTTCGGTGAGCGACGCACAAGCAGCGATGCGAGTCGGATCAGTCGACGCCGCAGCACTTCGATACGACGACCATGGTCGCCGAAGGTCAACGTCGACGCATCAACATCTCCATTCCGGCGACCAAGACCCACAACCTCGCAACGTGAAGGACCTTGAGACTGGCAAAGCAGAAAAGCTCAGCCTCAGCGAGAGCGAAGAGGATGCTCTGGCAGATCGGGCTTTCAAGCAACAAATCGCCGCCTTCCTCATCCTCGAATTTGGTGTCATTTTCCACTCCGTCATCATTGGCCTAACCCTCGGCAGTGCTGGCGACGAGTTCAAGACCCTTTACATCGTCGTCGTCTTCCACCAGTCCTTCGAAGGTCTCGGTATTGGCGCACGTCTATCAGCGATTCCGTTCCCGAAGAAGCTGAATTGGTTACCATACGCCCTCTGTGCGGGATACGGTTTGACTACACCTATCGCCATTGCTGCCGGCTTCGGTGTCCGCACCACATACAATCCTGGTTCATTCACCGCCAGTACTGTCTCTGGTGTGCTCGATGCGACCTCTGCTGGCATTCTGCTGTATACTGGATTTGTTGAGTTGCTTGCTCGCGACTTCCTCTTCAACCCGGACCGCACGAACGACGATAAGCAGTTGACTTATATGATTTTCTGCGTCTTGCTGGGTGCTGGTGTCATGGCTCTCCTGGGCAAGTGGGCGTAG
- a CDS encoding Chromosome segregation protein sudA: MYIKQIIIQGFKSYKDQTVIEPFSPKHNVIVGRNGSGKSNFFAAVRFVLSDKYTQLSREDRQSLLHEGAGSAVMSAYVELIIDNSDERIPTNTPEVILRRTIGQKKDEYSLNRKNTTKNEVLNILESAGFSRSNPYYIVPQGRVTAITNMKDNERLNMLKTVAGTEVYESRRAESHKIMQETEQKRNKIDDLLEHIRTRLDELESEKEELRAFQDKERERKCLEYSIHKKDEESISEQLERIDEAVEGRTGQNDDHREAMQEAESQLETIDAQITSLQQQIKLLTQERAQYKDERKEAARTKAKAESDLQAAQDNQSAAQQAQAQQAEDLKDTQHQIKQHEAQLKKLLPEYNAKREEERTVKQQMQEAQATVQRLYAKQGRQNQFRTKKERDTWLQQRIAESNSSLAKTKANSIQISEDVTELEETINQLETDIAELRERIDNRGGDQQNIATEVQRAKDDRDRLQDQRKELWREEARLDSVIENARRQLNNAEHFLSHMMDQNTSRGLANIRKIVREEAIEGAYGPLGELFKCQPQYKTAAEVTAGVSLFHFVVNNDEIATKLIERLKRDKLGRVTFVPLSRINIRPTELPKASDAVPLLSRIKYEPTFESAMQQVFGRTIVCPNLHVASQYARSHSLSAITPSGDRSDKRGALTGGYYDDKQSRLDGIAKFVAARDEFENADGRKEEIRHELQQIDQKVTKAMSILQKSEQKRTQLEGGYGPLREELRSKERELSERRDEMDAKQRQKENVDALLSDFSNQLSGWQSELQADFKKALSNQEERQLDDLNAQLPELRKQHAQLSHELAELDGQKREVEDTLNVNLRPRLDQLQATDLDTSLSIGGSSSVRLKELKSDFKRATKALDNIETKLQEIEQSIEEQQKQLQDIEASRANKAAELEKLEQAIRNYQKNVEKNASRRAQYSARLTEVRAQINGLGVLPDVAFSVQYTNMSTNTATQRLHKVQESLKKYGHVNKKAFEQFKQFETQRTELENRRKELDASDSSIRELIDVLDQRKDEAIVRTFKQVSKEFSAVFEKLVPAGKGRLIIQRRSDKQANGAANLDDSDDEDQNRSSSGVENYIGVGISVSFNSKHDEQQRIQQLSGGQKSLCALALVFAIQFSDPAPFYLFDEIDANLDAQYRTAVAQLLQECSQTGQFICTTFRPEMLHVAEKCYGVSYLNKASSIDVVSREQALDFVDGQISGK; encoded by the coding sequence ATGTACATCAAACAAATCATCATCCAAGGCTTCAAGTCCTACAAGGACCAGACCGTCATCGAGCCTTTCTCACCCAAGCACAACGTTATCGTCGGCCGCAATGGATCCGGCAAGAGCAACTTCTTCGCCGCCGTGCGGTTCGTGCTCAGCGACAAGTACACCCAGCTCAGTCGCGAGGACCGCCAGAGTCTGCTGCATGAAGGTGCCGGATCGGCAGTGATGAGCGCCTATGTCGAGCTCATCATCGACAACAGTGACGAGCGTATCCCGACCAACACCCCGGAGGTCATCCTTAGGCGCACAATCGGTCAGAAGAAGGACGAGTACAGCTTGAACCGCAAGAACACCACCAAGAACGAGGTTCTCAACATTCTGGAGAGTGCTGGCTTTAGCAGGAGTAATCCTTACTACATTGTGCCTCAGGGCAGAGTCACGGCCATTACCAACATGAAGGACAACGAACGTTTGAACATGCTAAAGACAGTCGCTGGTACGGAGGTGTACGAGAGCAGAAGAGCCGAGTCGCACAAGATCATGCAAGAGACTGAGCAGAAGCGCAACAAGATCGACGATTTGCTTGAGCATATCCGCACGCGTCTGGATGAGCTAGAGTCAGAGAAGGAGGAGCTACGTGCATTCCAGGATAAAGAGCGAGAACGAAAGTGCCTGGAGTACAGCATCCACAAGAAGGATGAAGAGTCCATTTCGGAGCAGCTGGAGAGGATCGATGAGGCAGTCGAAGGTCGCACTGGTCAAAACGACGACCACCGCGAAGCCATGCAAGAAGCTGAGAGTCAGCTGGAGACAATCGACGCACAAATCACTTCGCTGCAGCAGCAGATCAAGTTGCTGACGCAAGAACGAGCACAATACAAGGACGAGCGCAAAGAAGCCGCTCGTACCAAAGCCAAAGCAGAGTCCGATCTGCAAGCAGCGCAGGACAATCAAAGTGCTGCTCAGCAAGCTCAAGCTCAGCAGGCCGAAGATCTCAAAGATACCCAGCACCAGATCAAGCAGCACGAAGCACAGCTCAAAAAGTTGCTACCGGAGTACAATGCCAAGCGTGAGGAGGAACGGACCGTTAAACAGCAGATGCAGGAGGCCCAGGCTACCGTTCAACGACTATATGCCAAACAAGGTCGTCAGAATCAGTTCCGCACCAAGAAGGAGCGTGATACTTGGCTTCAGCAGCGCATCGCCGAAAGTAACTCGTCTCTGGCGAAGACAAAAGCCAATTCGATACAAATATCAGAAGACGTGACTGAGCTCGAGGAGACCATCAACCAGCTCGAGACTGACATTGCCGAGCTGCGTGAGCGCATCGACAACCGCGGTGGCGACCAGCAGAACATTGCTACAGAAGTACAACGTGCCAAAGACGACCGAGATCGTCTTCAGGACCAGCGCAAAGAGCTCTGGCGGGAGGAAGCCAGACTGGACTCCGTCATCGAAAATGCTCGGAGACAGCTAAACAACGCTGAGCATTTCTTGAGCCACATGATGGACCAGAACACATCTCGTGGCCTGGCAAACATTCGAAAGATTGTCAGGGAAGAGGCCATCGAAGGAGCATACGGTCCACTTGGAGAACTGTTTAAGTGCCAACCCCAATACAAGACCGCTGCTGAAGTCACCGCTGGTGTCTCCCTCTTCCATTTCGTCGTGAATAACGACGAGATTGCGACGAAACTTATCGAGCGCCTGAAGAGGGACAAGCTTGGTCGCGTTACGTTCGTACCGCTCAGTCGTATCAATATCAGGCCGACTGAGTTGCCGAAGGCTAGCGATGCTGTGCCGCTTCTGTCGAGGATCAAGTACGAACCAACGTTTGAAAGTGCGATGCAGCAAGTCTTTGGCAGGACGATCGTGTGTCCGAACTTACACGTCGCTTCACAGTACGCGCGCAGCCATTCTCTGAGTGCCATCACTCCATCAGGTGATCGGTCAGACAAAAGGGGTGCCCTGACTGGAGGTTACTACGATGATAAGCAATCGCGTCTCGACGGCATTGCCAAGTTTGTTGCAGCTAGAGACGAGTTCGAGAACGCAGACGGACGCAAAGAGGAGATCCGGCATGAACTTCAGCAGATTGATCAAAAGGTCACCAAGGCGATGAGTATCCTGCAGAAGTCTGAACAGAAGCGTACACAGCTCGAGGGCGGATATGGACCTCTCCGGGAAGAGCTACGGAGTAAGGAGCGGGAGCTGAGTGAACGCCGCGACGAGATGGACGCAAAGCAGCGTCAGAAGGAGAACGTTGATGCATTGCTCAGTGACTTCAGCAACCAGCTCTCTGGCTGGCAATCTGAACTGCAGGCCGACTTTAAGAAAGCACTCAGTAATCAGGAAGAACGCCAACTGGACGACCTCAACGCTCAATTGCCAGAATTGAGGAAGCAACACGCACAGCTGAGCCACGAGCTTGCCGAGCTGGACGGCCAGAAGCGCGAAGTAGAAGACACGCTGAACGTAAATCTGCGACCACGCCTCGACCAGCTCCAAGCCACAGACCTGGACACGTCTCTCAGCATCGGCGGTAGCAGCAGCGTCAGGCTGAAGGAGCTCAAATCAGACTTTAAGCGGGCGACAAAGGCGCTGGACAATATCGAGACGAAACTGCAAGAGATTGAACAATCGATCGAGGAGCAACAGAAACAGCTGCAGGATATCGAGGCTAGCCGCGCCAACAAGGCTGCTGAATTGGAGAAACTCGAACAAGCTATCAGAAATTACCAGAAGAACGTCGAGAAGAACGCTTCGCGGCGTGCGCAATACAGCGCCCGGCTCACAGAAGTTCGTGCCCAGATCAATGGTCTTGGTGTACTCCCAGACGTGGCATTCAGCGTCCAGTACACCAACATGAGCACCAATACTGCGACACAGCGGCTGCACAAGGTGCAGGAGTCTCTGAAGAAGTACGGACATGTCAACAAGAAGGCCTTCGAACAATTCAAACAATTCGAGACTCAGAGGACTGAGCTGGAGAACCGTCGCAAAGAGCTCGACGCAAGTGACTCCAGTATTCGAGAGCTGATCGATGTCCTCGATCAACGCAAGGATGAGGCTATCGTGCGTACCTTCAAGCAAGTCAGCAAGGAGTTCTCCGCTGTGTTCGAGAAGCTGGTCCCAGCAGGCAAAGGCCGCTTGATCATCCAACGCCGCAGCGATAAACAAGCCAATGGCGCCGCCAACCTCGATGACAGCGACGACGAAGACCAGAACCGATCCTCATCAGGCGTAGAGAATTACATTGGTGTCGGCATCTCCGTCTCCTTCAACTCGAAGCACGACGAGCAACAACGTATCCAGCAGCTTTCAGGAGGCCAAAAGTCGCTCTGCGCCTTGGCTCTTGTCTTCGCCATCCAGTTCTCTGATCCTGCACCCTTCTACCTCTTCGATGAAATCGATGCCAATCTGGATGCGCAGTACCGCACGGCCGTGGCGCAGCTCTTACAAGAATGCTCGCAAACTGGTCAGTTCATCTGCACTACTTTCAGGCCTGAGATGTTGCACGTGGCGGAGAAGTGCTATGGTGTCAGCTACTTGAACAAGGCGAGTAGCATTGACGTGGTCAGTCGCGAGCAGGCGTTGGACTTTGTTGATGGGCAGATTAGTGGAAAGTAA
- a CDS encoding 60S ribosomal protein L43: protein MTKRTKKVGITGKYGTRYGASLRKQVKKIEISQHARYTCTFCGKVSVKRNAVGIWDCRSCGKTVAGGAYTVSTPAAAATRSTIRRLREIAEV from the exons ATGACGAAGCGCACCAAGAAGGTCGGAATCACCGGTAAATACGGCACACG TTACGGTGCTTCGCTCCGCAAGCAAGTCAAGAAGATCGAAATCTCCCAGCACGCCCGATACACATGCACATTCTGCGGAAAGGTCTCTGTCAAGCGTAACGCCGTTGGTATCTGGGACTGCAGATCGTGTGGAAAGACTGTTGCCGGTGGAGCCTACACTGTATC GACACCAGCTGCTGCTGCAACACGCTCGACTATCCGTCGTCTGCGCGAGATCGCCGAGGTCTAA
- a CDS encoding Mitochondrial nuclease gives MPPPSANMSKVTIAIVAGASAAVGAATTAALFGIGRSKEQTSTITASAASPTRTGPAPPVPITRDDPKPPFIPPVDPAGVFQYGFPGPVSDIRQAPSLTSSYNRITRNPHWVAEHITPASLLMQGGDRRHSAFAEDESIPEMFRAKLKDYFRSGYDRGHQVPAADAKWSQKAMDSTFALSNMCPQVGEGFNRDYWAHFEDFCRRLTSFYPSVRIVTGPLYLPKRDPIDQKWKVTYEVVGHPPNVAVPTHFYKIIYAEDGKVGGKVSLGAFVLPNDKIPNDKPLKDFEVPVEALERASGLEFTKLLEPARKKKLCQEINCSLIIKEYAERQRTFMTNPPAKGQLPPSPSPAQR, from the coding sequence ATGCCACCGCCGTCCGCGAACATGTCGAAAGTCACCATCGCCATCGTCGCTGGAGCTTCTGCAGCCGTGGGTGCCGCGACAACGGCAGCACTGTTTGGCATAGGCAGATCGAAAGAGCAGACATCGACCATCACAGCAAGTGCAGCGTCGCCAACGAGAACGGGTCCTGCGCCGCCTGTCCCGATAACACGAGACGATCCCAAGCCCCCTTTCATCCCGCCAGTCGATCCAGCGGGCGTCTTCCAATATGGCTTCCCAGGTCCAGTCTCGGACATTCGCCAAGCACCGTCGCTCACTTCATCGTACAACAGAATAACGAGAAATCCACACTGGGTAGCAGAGCATATCACGCCTGCCTCGTTACTCATGCAAGGAGGCGACAGGCGGCACTCCGCGTTCGCAGAAGATGAGAGCATACCAGAAATGTTTCGCGCAAAGCTGAAGGACTACTTCCGGTCAGGGTACGATAGAGGACACCAAGTCCCGGCAGCCGATGCAAAGTGGTCCCAGAAGGCCATGGACAGCACGTTCGCGTTGTCAAACATGTGCCCGCAGGTAGGAGAAGGTTTCAACCGCGACTACTGGGCACATTTCGAGGACTTTTGCCGTCGACTGACATCCTTCTATCCCTCGGTGAGAATCGTCACTGGGCCTCTGTACCTGCCGAAGCGAGACCCTATCGATCAAAAGTGGAAGGTCACTTATGAAGTGGTGGGACACCCACCGAATGTCGCAGTGCCTACGCACTTCTACAAGATCATATACGCCGAGGATGGCAAAGTTGGCGGCAAAGTCAGCCTGGGAGCCTTTGTGCTGCCGAACGACAAGATACCAAATGACAAGCCACTGAAGGACTTCGAAGTACCGGTCGAGGCCCTCGAAAGAGCAAGTGGGCTGGAGTTCACCAAATTGCTCGAACCTGCCAGGAAGAAGAAGCTGTGCCAGGAGATCAACTGCAGTCTGATCATCAAGGAATATGCAGAGCGACAGAGGACATTCATGACGAACCCACCAGCCAAAGGACAGCTGCCACCGAGTCCTAGTCCGGCACAGAGATGA
- a CDS encoding Trans-acting enoyl reductase, which translates to MFSSQHPTRLPSNIMSQDKRQYEAIVFGATGYTGKYTAEHIASHLPTDFKWAIAGRTESKLKAVADELRPVSPDRVQPGIELAQLNKDDLVKLARKTKVLISTVGPYHKYGTAAFEACAETGTHYLDCTGEIPWVYEMTKKYDALAKSTGAIMIPQNGVESAPTDLICWMLVTHIRRTLNTGTAELIDIIHDLNSAPSGGTLDTVLSLFETYSLSQVAKAMSPFSLCTVTPPKQNRSKPLLEALTGIRTDDVLGTLTTSIQGPTDAPIINRTYGLIDGGKFYGPNFQLSTYMRVSNKVNGFLVHLALTFGLAALILPPVRWAARKFVLQPGQGTPREQASKEHCEWRAIANADQSDDSEDPKRAYGRVRWNGSMYDLTGTFLAEAAYCLSRESKTLAHEIGGGVLTPATLGASYLSRLQKAGLETSVSILP; encoded by the exons ATGTTCTCTTCACAGCACCCTACTCGCCTTCCATCGAACATCATGTCTCAAGACAAGCGTCAGTATGAGGCCATAGTCTTTGGGGCCACTGGCTACACTGGAAAGTACACAGCAGAACACATCGCCTCTCATCTGCCAACAGACTTCAAATGGGCCATTGCGGGTCGAACAGAAAGTAAACTGAAAGCAGTCGCCGACGAACTCCGCCCTGTGAGCCCGGACCGTGTGCAGCCTGGGATCGAGCTCGCGCAGCTGAACAAGGACGACCTCGTCAAGCTCGCCAGGAAGACCAAGG TACTCATCAGCACAGTTGGACCTTACCATAAATATGGAACCGCCGCATTCGAGGCATGCGCTGAGACTGGCACGCACTATCTCGACTGCACTGGTGAGATACCATGGGTCTACGAGATGACCAAGAAGTACGATGCTCTCGCGAAGTCGACGGGTGCAATCATGATCCCCCAAAATGGTGTCGAGAGTGCTCCAACAGATCTG ATTTGCTGGATGCTCGTAACGCACATTCGCCGAACGCTCAACACTGGAACAGCCGAGTTAATTGATATCATCCACGACCTGAATTCCGCTCCCAGTGGAGGCACCCTTGACACCGTATTGAGCTTGTTTGAAACATACAGCCTTAGCCAGGTTGCCAAAGCAATGTCTCCATTCTCACTCTGCACAGTAACGCCACCCAAGCAAAATCGCAGCAAGCCACTTCTGGAAGCTCTCACAGGCATTCGCACAGATGATGTCCTGGGCACCCTGACCACCAGCATTCAGGGACCAACAGACGCGCCCATCATCAATCGCACCTATGGCCTGATCGACGGTGGCAAGTTCTATGGTCCAAACTTCCAGCTCAGCACATATATGCGCGTGAGCAACAAAGTCAACGGTTTCCTGGTACATCTGGCCCTTACTTTTGGTCTTGCTGCCCTCATCCTGCCACCTGTCCGGTGGGCCGCCCGCAAGTTCGTTCTCCAGCCAGGTCAAGGCACACCTCGAGA GCAAGCTAGCAAAGAGCACTGCGAATGGCGAGCAATTGCGAATGCTGATCAGAGTGATGATTCGGAGGATCCCAAGCGCGCCTATGGTCGTGTTCGATGGAACGGATCTATGTATGATTTGACCGGGACGTTCCTCGCGGAAGCGGCATACTGTCTGTCTCGAGAGTCCAAGACGCTTGCACACGAAATCGGCGGCGGCGTACTCACCCCAGCTACTTTGGGTGCGTCATATTTATCTCGACTGCAGAAAGCCGGACTTGAGACTTCCGTCTCAATTCTGCCTTAG